A portion of the Punica granatum isolate Tunisia-2019 chromosome 7, ASM765513v2, whole genome shotgun sequence genome contains these proteins:
- the LOC116214713 gene encoding UV radiation resistance-associated gene protein produces MKPNSRPDSEQNKSRPQAKVIEWEDFEQELARLCSLSSALREAKERKQILHQKLESLIQVKNESFSRLNVLEEMREKLERRKLVMQNTSLRAKAAAEDSKKKEEELGAEVRSLLVGGTGLSAARKRLQESSRVLEGQRGYLKRKSLQKMLRMRQQHMVSQVSLLYPVKISVGKAQDQELESFPSSTRSGNSAGSKPVNHESLTILGLQLTMLPFTKMSFFTDKKEVQRSSTALGYVSHAVSLIASYLQVPLRYPLRFGGSHSYILDNAPSETTSSDGSLDAELSTGLKHAEFPLYLEGQDTTRAAYAIFLLNKDLEQLLNYIGVKSLGPRYVLANLKELMRTILSADYIDT; encoded by the exons ATGAAACCCAACTCCAGGCCCGATTCGGAGCAGAACAAGTCCCGTCCCCAGGCGAAGGTGATCGAGTGGGAAGATTTCGAGCAGGAGCTCGCTAGGCTCTGCAGCCTCTCCTCCGCCCTCAGAGAAGCTAAGGAAAGGAAGCAGATTCTTCACCAGAAACTCGAGTCCCTCATTCAG GTCAAGAACGAGTCTTTCAGTAGATTAAATGTGCTAGAGGAGATGCGGGAGAAACTGGAACGTAGAAAGCTGGTGATGCAGAACACGTCATTGCGCGCGAAAGCTGCTGCAGAGGATTCTaaaaagaaggaagaggagCTCGGTGCTGAGGTTAGATCGTTGTTGGTTGGAGGAACAGGTCTTTCAGCTGCTCGGAAGCGGTTGCAG GAATCAAGTAGAGTGCTTGAAGGACAAAGAGGTTATCTAAAGCGAAAGAGCTTACAGAAGATGCTGAGGATGAGGCAACAACATATGGTCTCACAAGTTTCTTTGCTCTATCCTGTAAAGATATCTGTTGGAAAAGCACAAGACCAAGAGCTTGAATCATTTCCAAGCAGTACCAGATCAG GGAATTCTGCTGGTTCTAAGCCTGTTAATCACGAATCCCTAACAATTCTGGGCCTGCAATTGACAATGCTTCCATTTACGAAGATGAGTTTCTTTACTGACAAAAAAGAGGTTCAGAGATCTTCAACAGCTCTGGGCTATGTTAGCCAT GCGGTTTCACTTATAGCGTCCTACTTGCAAGTTCCTTTACGTTACCCTCTTCGTTTTGGTGGTTCTCATTCCTACATACTGGACAATGCACCTTCCGAGACCACGTCCTCCGATGGATCATTGGATGCAGAACTTTCAACAGGTTTGAAGCATGCAGAATTTCCACTCTATTTAGAAGGTCAAGACACTACAAGAGCAGCGTATGCTATATTCCTGCTTAACAAG GATTTAGAACAACTTTTAAATTACATTGGTGTGAAGAGCTTAGGGCCCCGCTATGTACTGGCTAACTTGAAGGAGCTTATGAGGACGATACTCTCTGCAGATTACATAGACACTTGA